Part of the Desulfohalovibrio reitneri genome is shown below.
GCGCGGTCATGCGCACCAAGCTCAAGAACGTGCTCACGGGCCAGGTCATCCAGCAGACCTTCCGCTCCGGCGAGAAGGTGGGCAAGCCGGACATGCAGACCCAGGACATGCAGTTCCTCTACCGCGACGGCGAGGACCTGGTCTTCATGGACATGACCGATTACGAGCAGATGCATGTCGACCAGAAAGTGCTGGGCGACAAGGCCGGTTTTCTCAACGACGGCATGCAGGTTCAGGCCCTGCTTTACAACGGCCAGCTCATCGACGTGAATCTTCCCGCTTCGCTGGAGTTCGAGGTTGCCGAAACAGAGCCCGGCATCCAGGGCGACCGCGTCTCCGGCGCCACAAAGCCCGCCACCCTTGTGACCGGAGTTACGGTGCAGGTTCCGCTGTTTATCGAAACAGGCGAGATCATCAAGGTTGATACGCGCTCCGGCGAGTACATAGGCCGAGCCTAGCAAATCGAAACGGGCCCTCCGCGGCTGCTGCCTATGGTGCGCATCCGCAAGGCCCGATAGGAGGGCAGAACCCTGCGGGGTCGAATCCTCTTCCGCGAGATGGTCGGACTGGCCCTGTTGTTCTGGGCCGTATTCCTGGCTGTCAGCCTGCACACCTATTCGCCCTTGGACCCCAGCCTGAACAGGGCGGTGAGTCCTGGTGCGGAGGTGCACAATCTGGCCGGCCCGGTGGGTTCCTACACCGCCGGGCTGTTGGTTGATCTTTTCGGGATCGGGGCAGCCCTGGCCCCGATCCTCTTTCTCTATCTCTCCGTGCTGTGCTTCGCGCCCCGCCTGTCCATCGCCTGGTGGCGCTGGGCGGGGCTGATCCTGCTCGGCCTGTGCCTTATGACCGGAGCGGAGAGTGAAGCGCTCGGATCGGCTTTGTCCTACGGTGAAATCGGCGGCGGCGGTCTGTTGGGAGGACAGCTTTTCCAGCTTTCCCGTCTGCTGTTGCGTGGCGTGGGCGCGGCCCTGTTCTGGATTTTCCTCTTTCTGGTCGGCGTGCAACTCGCGGGTGGCGTTGTCTGGTCCTCGCTTCTCAAACGGCTGCGCGGAAAAGGGCTGGACTTCTGGCGCAAAGGCCGGGAGCGCACTGAGCGGCACACCAAGCTGCGCGATCAAAAAGCCGAGAAAAAGGCTGAGAAGAAGCGGCGCAAAGAGGAAGCCAGAGCCGCCAAGAGCGCCGAGAAGGAGGCCGCCAGAGAGCACCGGGAGGCCGAAAAGTCCTCGCGGAAAGGCGTGGAGTCTGCAGCCAATCCAGGCCATGAGGAAGATGATTTTGATCTTGACGTGAACCTGGCCGCCTTCAAGGAGCAGGCGAGCGGCCAGGATGAAGGGGAATTCTCCTTTGAGGGGGAAGAGTCCAAGAACAAACCCGCTCCAGCCAATCCCAAGAAAATCAAGGCGGCCCCGGGAGGGCTTCCCCCGCTCAACCTATTGACCTCCCATGATTCCCAGCAGTCCGGCGTCAGCCGTGATCAACTGCAGACCATGGCGGACAACCTTATCGCCTGCCTGGCTGATTTCGGCATCAAGGGCGAGGTCACGGACATCAAGCCCGGGCCGGTTGTAACCATGTTCGAGGTGAAACCAGCTCCGGGCACCAAGATCAGCCGCATCTCCAATCTGGCCGACGACCTTGCCCTGGCCATGAAGGCCCTGGCCGTGCGCATTGACGCCATTCCCGGCTCCGACGCAGTTGGGGTGGAGATCCCCAACGAAGAGCGGCAAACCGTTTTTCTCAAGGACGTGTTCGCCGCCGACTCATTCGGCAAGGCCAAGTCCAAATTGACCATGGCCCTGGGTGAGGACATCCAGGGCACCCCCTTCACCGCGGACCTGGCCAAGATGCCACACCTGCTGGTTGCGGGCGCGACAGGCGCGGGCAAAAGCGTATGCATCAACACCATACTCATGAGCTTCCTCTACAAGGCCTCGCCGGAAGAAGTGAAGCTTTTGCTGGTGGATCCCAAGCGCATTGAGTTGGCCGTATACGCCGACCTGCCGCACCTGGTGCATCCTGTGGTCACGGAGATGGGCATGGCCAAAAGCGCCCTGGAATGGGCGGTTGCCGAGATGGACCGGCGCTATCAAGCCATGGCAACCTTGGGTGTCCGCAACATTGAAGGATACAACGAAAAACTTCCAAAAGTCGACCTGGAGCAGAAGCCCGAGGCCGCCGGACTGGAGCGCATGCCGTTCCTGGTCATCGTCATCGACGAACTCGCCGACCTCATGATGACCGCGGGCAAGGAGGCGGAGATGCACATCGTCCGCCTGGCCCAGTTGGCGAGAGCCGCGGGCATCCACCTCATCCTGGCCACCCAGCGCCCCAGCGTGGATGTGGTCACGGGCCTTATCAAGGCCAACTTTCCCTCGCGCCTCTCCTTTCAGGTGACCAGCAAGCACGATTCTCGCACCATTCTGGACATGCCCGGGGCCGAACGGCTGCTGGGACGCGGCGACTCCCTGTTCAAGCCCAGCGGAGGGAAGGTGCGCCGCGTCCACGGGGCCTTTGTGGATGAAGACGAGATCGAGAAAGTGGTTTCCTTCTGGAAGGCCAGACAGCCGCAGGAATTCGCTGTGGATTTCGAGGAATGGGCCAAGGAGAATTCGGACGAGGCGGCGGAAGGCGAACCCGGTGCGCTGGACAGCGATCCCCTTTACCAGGAGGCTGTGGACTTCGTCAGCCAGCAGGGCAAGGCATCCATATCCCTCATCCAGCGGCGATTCCGCATCGGCTTCAACCGTGCCGCCCGGTTCATCGAACAAATGGAGATGGACGGCATGCTCGGCCCCCAGGAGGGAAGCAAACCCAGGCCGGTCATCAAGGGGCGGGAGTAGGGCGCTTCAATCCCAGGTGTAGCGGAACAGGCATCTGACGTTGCCGCAACTGATGGTTTCCGGTCTTTCCAGCCGCAGGCTGCTCGAGTATCCTTGGGCGAACGCCCCGTCACGGACGCAGGAAAGCTGAAAGATGAGGTCGTCCGCCAAGCCCATGGCCTTGTAGGCCTCAACGTAGCCGCATCCTGACACTTCTATCTCCAAGCGGTTTTCTTCAAGTTGTACTCGAGCAATATCCAAGGCATCTCCGGCCCGCCAAATGTCCACCACGCCGGAAAAGTGGTGCAGATTCGGGCCATCAGGCGCGGTTTCGGCAAAGGAGCGCCCCGCCTCTTCCGCTTCCTCCCTGGTCATTCGACCGATGAGGTCCAAGGCGGCCTGACGGCCGTGCTCCGCCCGGAAAATCTCGAACATTCTGGCGAATGTCTCCGCCTGGACCTTGCGTCTGACGATTTGCGGCATATCATCCATATCGTTCACTCCCCGGTTGAGCGACACCATGCCTTTCCGGGGCGTCATCCGAAAGAGGAAAAGGAGACCCCATGCGCTTCCGAAGCATAGTCCCCATAGCGCTCCTGGTTCTGTTTACCGTGAGCTGGGCCGCGCCAGTGGCGGGGGCGGAAGTGGCCAAGGCCATTCAGCAAAAGTACGAGTCTCTGGAGAGTTTCCGGGCGGACTTCAAGCAGCAGTTGAAGAACGCAGCTTCCGGTGAAATCGAGGAGCGCGAAGGCTCCATCGCCTATGAAAAACCCGGGCTCATCCGCTGGGAAACGGTTCGCCCCGAACCGGAGGTTCTCGTTGTCGGCCAAGAGGCGGTCTGGAACTATTTCCCCAAGGATGAATTGGCCATCAAGAGCCCGGTGGAACAGGTTCTCGGTTCCAAGACCATGCTGCGCTTCCTATCCGGCAAAGCGCGACTTGACGAGGATTTCTGGATTGAGGACGAGGGCAGGGAAGCTGGCCTTATCAAGCTTGGGCTGACGCCAAAGAATCCGGAACCGAGCCTGGTGCGGGCCACTGTCTGGGTTGACCCGGAAACATATTTGCTGCGCAGCATCCTGCTCATTGATTTCTACGGCAACGCCAACAAGCTGGGGCTGGACAACCTGGTTTTGGATCCGAAATTGCCCAGCGACCTGTTTTCTTTCACGCCGCCGGAAGGGGTGGAAGTCGAGGACAACACCGTCAGCCCAGGCCAACCGACTTCTTGAGCGCGGCCACCTCGCCGCCATCAAGCGAACGAATCTCGCCCGGCGGCAGCTTGCCGAGTTCCAGGGGCCCCTGAGCAACGCGTCGCAGGCGCAAAACGGCCCAGCCGAGATCATCGCACATGCGGCGAATCTGCCGGTTGACGCCCTGGCGAAGCACCAAGCGCAATTCCGTTTCGTCCCTGTCGCGTTTGACGATTTCCGCCTCGACAGGAGACAGGTCCGTTCCATCGGAAAGGCGCATGCCCTGCCGGATGGTCTGCACTCCGTGCTTGTCCACATTGCCTAGGACCCGCAATTGGTAGACTTTGGGCAGGTGGTACCGGGGGTGGGTCATGCGGTTGGTCAACTCGCCGTCATCCGTGAGCAACAGCAACCCTTCGGAGAAGAAGTCCAGGCGGCCCACTGGTACAAGCCGTCGGCCGTTCCATTTTTCCGGCAGCAGGTCCAGGACCGTGGTCCTGCCTTGCGGGTCCTTGGCCGTGGTCACGGTACGCACGGGCTTATGCAACATGAGGTAGGCATGTTCCTCCGCCGGAGAGGGCAGGAGGGCGCCGTCCACCTCGATGCGGCTGCGGGCGGGATCGACGCGGCGTCCGGGTTCTGTAACCTTTTCGCCGTCCACGTACACGCGTCCGGCGAAGACCAGTTCATCCGCCTTGCGGCGAGAGCATACTCCGGACTGGGCGATGGCTTTGTTGAGTCGGGTTGCAGCCATTTATACTTTGATGACCGAGGTCGCGTTCTGCAGGCCGGTGACAACGTCCAGCATGTTTGTGGTCTCGCCCACTTCTTTGGAGTCCAGCAGTCCGAAATGCTCCAGGCAGGTGCCGCATACCAGGGTCTTTACGCCGGAATCAGCCAGAATTTTGAGCTTATCCAGGCATTCGTGCCCCGAGCAGGCCAGTCGAACAGCACCGTTGACCAGGATGACGCGCCACAGTTCGCCGCCCATCTCCGGCAGCGTGGCCAAAAAATTGGCCATCAGCCTGGCGCCGAGCGCGTCGTCGCCGCGACCAATGGTTTCAGCGGTGATGAAAACTGCGACCCGCTTGTCAAGCTGGGTGATTTCCTCGTCACCCATCACACGGCATTCCTCGCACTCCGCCGCGGCCTGCCCGGAGCGGGCGGTAATGTGGAAGGAGCCGTCGGCGTTTTCCGTGACCTCGGCAACATATCCCCTGGAGGCGAGAAACCGGGACACGTTGTCCCTGGCCGCGGCGTTGTCCACAACAACCTGCAGTTCCATGGGAGCGTCGGTATCCAGACGTTCCTTGCAGCGCAAAACGGGTTGGGGGCAGGATAGCCCCTGGCAGTCCAGAACGATTTCAGGCATACTTTCTAGCTCTCCTTTGCAGTGATAGGCACCACATCTCGCGAGTCCGGTCAAATGCCTTTTTTCACGGTTTTGCCGGATAATCCATCGCGCGGGCCGATGGCTCCACTTGCCAAGGAGAGCCGGGAGGTTTATTCCTCCCACCGCCCATAAGGATACAACGTGAGCGACAAGAACTACCTCCAGAACATCTACCTACTCAAGCGCTGCCTCGGCTACTTCAAGCCCTACAAGTGGCGCATCGGCCTGGCCCTTATCGCCATGGGCGTGGTGGCGGCCAGCACCGGCGCGTCGGCCTATCTGGTCAAACCCGCCCTGGACGACATCTTCATCAACAAGAACACCGAGGCCCTCTACGTTCTGCCTCCGCTGTTCGTGCTGGTCATTGCCCTCAAAGGGCTGGGGCGGTTCTTCCAGAACTACCTCATGCAGTCCTGCGGCCTGGTCGTGCTGGAGAGGTTGCGCAACCAACTCTTCTCAAAGATGGTCCGGCTGCCCATCCGCTTTTTCGACGACAACCAGGTGGGCATGCTCATGTCGCGGATCATCTACGACGTGATGGCCATCCGCAACTCCATGCCTTCCATCGTCATGCTGGTGCGCCAGTTGCTGACCATGCTTTTTCTCATTGGAGTGGTGTTTTACCAGAACGCCTATCTGGCTTTCTGGGCGGTGCTTGTCCTGCCGCTCGCCCTGTACCCCTTCATCTTCTTCGGCAAAAAGTTGCGCAAGCTGGGGCGCAGAAACCAAGTCAAGCTTGCCGACATCTCCACCTTCCTGCAGGAATCGTTCAGCGGCGTTCGCGTCATCAAAGCTTTTGCCAACGAGTCCGAGGAGGAAAAGCGATTCGGCAAAGAGAACAACAGGCTCGTGGACATCTACACCCGCGAACTCGTGTACTCAGAGCTTTCCTCGCCGGTCATGGAGCTGGTCGGCGCGTTGGGCATCGGCCTGGTTATCTTCTACGGCGGCTTCCAGGTCATCGAGGGCGAGTCCACCCCCGGCACCTTCTTCTCTTTCTGTGCCGGCCTGCTCATGCTCTACGATCCCATCAAGAAGATGAACGACGCCAACAAGAACATCCAGAAGGCCCTGGCTGGAGGGGAGCGGGTGTTCGAGATTCTGGACGCCGAGGAAATCCAAGAAGAGCGGGAAGGAGAGGCTGAATTTCAAGGACCGCTTGAAGACCTCACCTTCGACAGCGTCACCTTTTCCTACCCCGATTCCGAAGCTCCGGCCCTGGATCAAGTGGACCTGCGGGTCAAGTCCGGAGAGCGCATCGCCATCGTCGGCCCCTCGGGTTCCGGCAAAACCACGCTGGTCAACCTCATACCGCGTTTCTTCCTGCCCGACTCCGGCCACATCCTGCTCAATGGCCGCGAACTGGACGACTACACCCTCAAATCCCTGCGTCTGAACATCGGGATGGTTTCTCAGGATCCTTTCCTCTTTAATATCTCCATTGCCGACAACATCGGCTACGGCCTGGAAGGGGTGGATCAGGGCAAGATCGAGGAAGCCGCCCGCATGGCCTTCGCCCATGAGTTTATCACCAACTTGCCGCAGGGATACAACACGGTTATCGGTGAGCGGGGGGTGAAACTCTCCGGCGGCCAGAAACAACGGCTGACAATAGCCCGGGCCTTGCTCAAGAACCCGCCGCTCCTCATTCTGGACGAGGCCACCAGCGCCCTGGACACGGAATCGGAGCGCATCGTGCAGAAGGCTCTGGAAAACCTCATGCAAGACCGCACCTCCATCGTCATCGCCCACCGCCTTTCCACGGTGCTGGGCGCGGACCGCATCGTGGTCATGCAGCGGGGACGGGTTTTGGCGGAAGGAACGCACGGCGACCTGCTTTCCACCTGCCCCCTCTACGCCAAGCTCTACCACATGCAGTTCTCCGAATCCGGCGAATGGGAACTCGCGGCGGAAGAGGACAAGAAAGCGGGAGAGTAGGGGGTGCGTCTCGACCCACGCCTGATTGGCGGACCACTCCATTTGGCTTATCGAGCTTGGTGCGCCAGCCTGCGTTTTCGGGAGGAAGGCTTTCAACCCACTCGCGAGTTCATTGAATCAGGCGGTAAAACGGTATTCGCTTTCTGGCACGATGAATTGTTTCCCATCCCCTATTATGGATTACAGCTTGACCTGCCATGCGTCGCTGTTGTCTCGCGGAGTCAAGACGGTGAATTTCTGAGCCAGGTGCTCCATCGTCTGGGGGTTGAAACGGCTCGGGGGTCGAGCCACCGAGGCGGCTTGGCCGCCCTGCGTGAAGCGGCCAGGCTCATGGACCAGGGACGCCACGCCACCATCACGGTGGATGGACCCAAAGGGCCTCGTCACCAAGCCAAGGAAGGAGCGGTCTACCTAGCCCACCGGGCCGGCGCGCGCATAACCCCGTTGCGGGTACGTTTCTCCCGAAGATACATCTTCCACAAGGCATGGGATCGTTTTCAGCTTCCTTGGCCCGGCAGCAGGGTGGATTTCCGCTTCGGCCTTCCCTACGCCGTGGAGATGGACAGGCTCGACGCTTCGACGCTCAAGCGGGAAACCAGCCGACTGGAGGAGAACCTTGCCGCTCTGGCCTGACGCATCGCCCCAGGTGCCGGTGCTTTGCTACCACACCGTCGGCGGCAACGGCGTGCCGATCGAACTATTTCAAGCGCAGATGACTTGGCTTGCCAAACGCGGGACACGTACTCTGGGATGCCGGGACTTGCAGCAGGTCGTTTGGAAGGGCAGGAAAATTAATTCTCCGGCAGTAATGCTAACCTTTGATGACGGTTTTCGTGACCTGCTGACTATTGTCGCCCCCATTCTTAGGAAGTACGGATTCAAGGCCCTGGTTTTCGCCGCCCCGAACCTTCTGCGCGCGGAAGGGGAGGAGGGAACCGCCGGGGAAATCGACTCCAACCGGGCTTTCGAGGCTTTCATGGAAAACGGCGACCGTTCGGCTTGGCTCTCCGCCAGGGAACTGCGCGCATTGGCGGGCGAAGGCCTCATCGAGGTCGGCTCCCACTCCCTCTCCCATGCCAAGGCCCCTGTATCAGCTGAACACGATGTGACGGACTTGCGCCATTGGAGTTACCACCCCTTTAGGGCTTTCGGTCGCGCCCCGGATCTGCGACCAGAGTTGGCCGGACCGGTTCACCTCGCCTCCTTGGGTCGCCTGGAGCAGGAAAATGAATTTAAAGCGCGGGTTGAAGAAAACCTGCGGAAGAGCCGCGAAATATTGTCTGAAGTCTCCGGGCACACTGTCTCCTCGTTTGCCTGGCCGTGGGGGGAGGAACCTGAGGAAGGCGCGGAACTGGTTGCCAAATCCGGCTACGAACTTGGTTTCACTCTGCGTCGCGGTTCCTGCCGCCGAAGTGACGCCCCCCATTCATTGCCACGGCGAGAAGTGAAGCGCCGCAAGGGTCTGCAGTGGTTCAAGCGCGAGGTCGATACACCCTGGTGGCGCGGATTGGCCGGGAGATGAGCGTGAAGGATTTGGCGTACGAACTTCTGGCCTTTGCCGGACGCCGCCAGTCCCTTGAGCGGCTGCACAGCCTTGGCGACGTGCTGGGCCGAGTCATGTGGTTTGGGCTCCCCACGCGACGGAAATTGGCAACCCGATCCGCCACCCTGCATTTGAGCCTGCCCAAGCAAGAAGCCGAAAAGGTGGCCAGGGCCAGCTTCGGCCATGCCGCGCGCTCCTTTTGCGAGATCATGGCCGCTGGCACGGCGGATTGGCGTTTTTTGAGCGAACGGGTACGGGTGGCGGAGCCCGAGCTGCTACGTTTGGCCAAGACCACTGACAGGCCGGTGTTGTTCGCCACCGGACATCTTGGCGCGTGGGAATTGCAAAGCTCCATCTTCAACCATTTTCAGGGCAAAGAGCATAATGTTGTGGTTCGGCGGTCCAAGGACCAAGCCATGAACATGGCCATGCACCGGCTTCGGAGCCGTCCCGGCCTCTCGGTGTTGCCGCACCGCAACGCCGTGCGTCCTGTGCTTCGTTCCTTCCGCAAAGGCGGCATGTGCGCCATGTTGGTTGACCACAACTGCACCCGCGACGAGGCCTTGTTCCTGCCGTTTCTGGGCATGTCGGCCGCGGTCAACTTCGGTCCGGCCCTGCTGGCTGTACGCGGTGACGCGCTGGTCATGCCCAGCGCCCTGGTTCGGGAAGGGGATGGCTACGTCCAGCGCTTCCTGGAACCGCTGGACACGCGGGAACTCCAAGGAGACCGACAAGAGCGGATAAGTCAGACCGCCTCTTTCTACACCCGGGCGGTGGAAAGCTTGGTGCGCCAGTACCCGCGGCAGTGGTTCTGGATGCACCGGCGCTGGAAAACCCGTCCTCCGGAAGAGGGTCAGAAAGGGTAGGCCCAGACCTGGCCATCCTCCGATTTGCGTCTCGCCTCGACCTGCTCCAGCCGTTGCTGCGCGGCCTCTTTCTGTGATTCGCGGTCCGCCGCTTTGATAACCGTGCCCAGCAATCGCTTGGCTGTCTCGTATTCCCCCTCCGTCTCCATGATGAGAGCCGCCCGGTAGAGGGCTGTCACGGCCCAGATGTTCTGTCCGGGATACTTCCAGCCCACACGCAGGTACCGCTCCAGGGCGGATTGACGCCTTCCCTGCGCTTCAGCGCCCTCTGCCATCCAGAACAAGGTTTCTGCCTGTTCCGCATCATTCAGCCTTTCTCGTTCGGCCCACAAATCATCCAGGACGCTCTGCGCCCACTCGTAACGTCCCTGACGCTGGGCCAACAGGGCCAGCTTGAGCCGCTTCACCGGTTCCAAACGGCCGGAGTCCATTTCCATAAGCCGCATGTAGGTTTCCAGCCCCTCCTTATTTCTGCCCAATTGGACCTGGAGCGCGGCCTTGGCCTGCAAATAGTCGGTCCTGGCTTCACCGGAGAGCTTGGCTTCATCCACTCGGGAGAGATAAAAGCCGGAAACCTGAAAGGCCCCCGCGTTACCAGCTTCTTCGGCCAGGTGGAGGAGGGCTTCCGAGCCGAGACGGGAAGTGGGGAAGAGGTAGCCGATTCGCTTGGCTAGTTCGATGGAGTTGTTGTCAGCCCAGGCCGCGCGGAGACTCGCAATGAGCAGGAGCTGATCGAGAGGGTGGGATGCGGAGCGGGATTGCAGATCCTCGTTGGAAAGCACGCTCCAAAAGGGGACATTGGCTTTGGGAAATACTCGCATGCCGGCGGATTCAGCCAGTATGGCGGTTAATCTGGCACCTGTCGTCCGTTCATCCTCCGTGCCGGTGAAGAAGCGCTCGGGATGCATGCCCAGTCCAATCACGGCGGCTACTTTGAGGGAGCGGGGAAGCTTTTCCAATTCGTAGGAGTCAAGATCGGGCAGGCGGACATTGCCAAGCTGGAAGGCCAGGGCAAGATCGACGTGGCGAAGCTTCTCAGCCATGACTTCGGAAAGAAGAGTGGATTCGAGTTCCTTCCCCACAAGTTCCCTGGCAGTGTCGGGTTCCAAGTCGGCTATACGGGACATGAAGCCTGACCAGGATGAGGACTGCGGAGCCTCAACCACCCAGTCGGCAGGATCATAGGGGCCAAGCTCGCTGAAATAACCTTCCCAGAACGAGGCGGGCTTGAGGAGGCCTTGTTGGCGGAAGGCGAGTCCGTCACCCGGTGTTTGCCCTGTGTGCAACAGGGTTATGAACGCCTCCCAGAAGCGGGAAACATGGGAGTTTGAAAGCTTGGTCAAAAGGCTGTCGGCTGATTGCCAGTTGCCCAAGGCGACCGCAGCCAGACAGCGTACGAGGGTCCTCCGATCCGATTCGGACACGAATTCGGTTGAAGCGTCTATAGGCACCGAGGAACCGGACGCCTTGAGAGCATCTTCCGCGGGGGTCCAGAAATCGGACTGTGGCCAAATGCGCCGTCCCTGGGCCATGGTCACACCAAGAAGGGAACGCTGAGAGCGGGCGACGTCCTGATCTCCAGAGACACTCATGCGCCAGAACCACACACGCCAGACGTCCTTCCAAACGTCTTGGACGTTCTCTTGGCGCAGTTTCTTCAAGTCGTCTTCGGAAGGCATGGGGCCCAGAGCCCGGGAGAAGGCGAATACGGCGTTGTCGAGTCTGCCTGACTTGCGGGCGGCTTGGCCGATGAGCCAAAGCCGTGTTTTCTCAAGTTGCTCATCCCGAAATGTCGCGTTTCCACGAAGCAGAGAGTGGGCTTCTTCAGCCCGACCCGAGTTGAGTTGAGCACGAGCACGGCGAAGGATGACTTCCGGAGTCTGTTCCCGTTGACCGAGTTCACGGGCCATGACGTCGTAGGCTTTGTATGTTTCGAGCCAAGCGGCGAAATCCTTGTCCTGAGCCGCCGTGACCTGGGCCAGCAACAGGACGATGCCGCACGCGGCGAGAAGTCGGGGCACGATATGTTCCTCCTTTCTTGGCAAGAGAATTCAATAGCAGTCTCGTATTCAGCAAGGCAAGAAGGTTGGTGCCAACGGAATTGAGGGAAGGAAGTTGCCGGGAGAGCGAATGCGATGGACGCCACTGGCAGCCAGCCATCCGGAGTCAAGGGCGTTTATGAAGGAAGCTCTCCACTCTTAAAGTTTACATAATTTACATTATGAGACTTACGAAAAGCCATGTGACAACCGGGGCTGTCCAGTCCTAAATAATATTTAAAAACAGAGTGTTGACAAAATAAATGTCTACCTTGATTGATTTGATGATCAATATGAAGTTTGATTTGACATTAATTTGTATTACATTCACCGTGCAAAAAAACCGGGGAATAAAAGCCCCGGTTCTTCCGTTGGAAAGCTTTCGCTCTTTTCCGGTCACTCAGTCAGCCTCTCTCGCCGAAAGCTTTCTCCCAATCTTCGTCAAACTGTTTAATACCGAGATCAGTCATGGGGTGCTCCGCTAATTGGAACAACACCCTGTACGGGATGGTGGCCACGTCCGCTCCGGCCAAAGCCGCCTCGATGATATGCATGGGATGGCGCACGGAAGCCACTAGTACTTCCGTTTCGAAGCCGTAGTTGTCGTAGATGGTCACGATCTGCTCCACCACGTCCATACCACGCTGCGACAGCCCATCCAGGCGGCCGATGAACAGACTGATGTAGGTTGCTCCGGCCTTCGCGGCCAAAAGGGCCTGAGCCGGGGAAAAAGCCACGGTAACATTGGTTTTGACGCCCATTTCGCTCAACTGCCGGACAGCCTTCATTCCCTCCATGAGCATTGGAATCTTGATGACCACGTTGGAGCCGTATTTGACCAGTTCCTTGGCTTCCTCAACCATGCCCCCGGCGTTGCTGGAGACCACCTCAAGGCTGACCGGCCCGTCAACTTCCTCGCAGATGGCCCGCATCTGGTCGCGCCAATCCCCGCCTTCCCGAGATAAAAGGGTGGGGTTCGTGGTCACGCCATCGATAAGGCCATATTCCTTGGCCTGCCTGATCTCCTCCAGGTTCGCCGTATCAATGAAGAAGCGCATTATTCCCCGACCTTCTTATTCCCGGTGGAACTGGCCTCAATCTGCTCGAGAAAACGGTCACGACATTCAAAACTACAAAATGTATGCACTTTCTCCCCCTGACGGACGCGGATGTCAGAGTCGACGGGCACATAGGTGCCGCAAACGGGGTCTTTCACCATTTCCCCGGAAGAGGCCATCTGGCGGGTTTCCTTCTCCTTCTTCTCCTCCTTCTTCTTTTTGTCGCCGGTAAAGAGGCGGTACAGGACGAAGGCGGCAGCGATAAATATGAGAAACTTCAGCATGGGATCTCCTGTGGACCGGGTTTACGATCAGGTTTGGTAGATTCGCCGTCCTTGCCGTTGAAAGTCAAGCCTGGCCAGCAATGCGGCAGCGCTTTCACCGTCAGGAAGAAGAATGTCCGGTGCTATTTCCACCAGGGGAATGAGAACAAAGGCCCGCTCATGCAAGCGGGGATGGGGAACTTCTAGCTCGGGAGTAGCTATGACGTCCTGCCTGTAGAGTAGCAGGTCCACGTCGATGAGACGAGGGCCGAACCGCCTCCCTTCCTCTCTTCCCATGACCCGCTCGACGGATTTGGCCAGGGTGAGGAGGTCGAGCGACGAGAGTTTCGTTTCGACCCGCAAGACCTGGTTGGCGAACCAGGGTTGGTCGCGGACAAGCTGCGGTTGGGTGCGGTAAATTGATGAGGCGTTGACCAAAACAACACCGGGCGCGGAAGCAAGCAGCTCCCGCGCCCGGTGCAGATTGGCTTCAGGATCGCCGATGTTGGAGCCCAGTCCGAGGTAGGCGGTTACGGACTCCACAGTGGTGCGCCTAGAGGTTTTCCACCAGGCGGGAAACGGCTTCGTCGAGCCGCTGGCCGCCCACTGTCAAGGCGATGCGGAAGTACCCCTCGCCCGGCTGGCCGAATCCCACGCCCGGCGTGACCACAACACCAGTGCGCTGCAGAATTTCCTTGCAGAACTCGGTGGAAGGGGCGCCACCGGGAACCTTGGC
Proteins encoded:
- the yedF gene encoding sulfurtransferase-like selenium metabolism protein YedF translates to MPEIVLDCQGLSCPQPVLRCKERLDTDAPMELQVVVDNAAARDNVSRFLASRGYVAEVTENADGSFHITARSGQAAAECEECRVMGDEEITQLDKRVAVFITAETIGRGDDALGARLMANFLATLPEMGGELWRVILVNGAVRLACSGHECLDKLKILADSGVKTLVCGTCLEHFGLLDSKEVGETTNMLDVVTGLQNATSVIKV
- a CDS encoding LolA family protein, whose amino-acid sequence is MRFRSIVPIALLVLFTVSWAAPVAGAEVAKAIQQKYESLESFRADFKQQLKNAASGEIEEREGSIAYEKPGLIRWETVRPEPEVLVVGQEAVWNYFPKDELAIKSPVEQVLGSKTMLRFLSGKARLDEDFWIEDEGREAGLIKLGLTPKNPEPSLVRATVWVDPETYLLRSILLIDFYGNANKLGLDNLVLDPKLPSDLFSFTPPEGVEVEDNTVSPGQPTS
- a CDS encoding pseudouridine synthase, whose protein sequence is MAATRLNKAIAQSGVCSRRKADELVFAGRVYVDGEKVTEPGRRVDPARSRIEVDGALLPSPAEEHAYLMLHKPVRTVTTAKDPQGRTTVLDLLPEKWNGRRLVPVGRLDFFSEGLLLLTDDGELTNRMTHPRYHLPKVYQLRVLGNVDKHGVQTIRQGMRLSDGTDLSPVEAEIVKRDRDETELRLVLRQGVNRQIRRMCDDLGWAVLRLRRVAQGPLELGKLPPGEIRSLDGGEVAALKKSVGLG
- the efp gene encoding elongation factor P; this translates as MIPTSDFRRGLKIELDGTPFEIVEFQHHKPGKGGAVMRTKLKNVLTGQVIQQTFRSGEKVGKPDMQTQDMQFLYRDGEDLVFMDMTDYEQMHVDQKVLGDKAGFLNDGMQVQALLYNGQLIDVNLPASLEFEVAETEPGIQGDRVSGATKPATLVTGVTVQVPLFIETGEIIKVDTRSGEYIGRA
- a CDS encoding L-2-amino-thiazoline-4-carboxylic acid hydrolase, producing the protein MVSLNRGVNDMDDMPQIVRRKVQAETFARMFEIFRAEHGRQAALDLIGRMTREEAEEAGRSFAETAPDGPNLHHFSGVVDIWRAGDALDIARVQLEENRLEIEVSGCGYVEAYKAMGLADDLIFQLSCVRDGAFAQGYSSSLRLERPETISCGNVRCLFRYTWD
- a CDS encoding DNA translocase FtsK → MVGLALLFWAVFLAVSLHTYSPLDPSLNRAVSPGAEVHNLAGPVGSYTAGLLVDLFGIGAALAPILFLYLSVLCFAPRLSIAWWRWAGLILLGLCLMTGAESEALGSALSYGEIGGGGLLGGQLFQLSRLLLRGVGAALFWIFLFLVGVQLAGGVVWSSLLKRLRGKGLDFWRKGRERTERHTKLRDQKAEKKAEKKRRKEEARAAKSAEKEAAREHREAEKSSRKGVESAANPGHEEDDFDLDVNLAAFKEQASGQDEGEFSFEGEESKNKPAPANPKKIKAAPGGLPPLNLLTSHDSQQSGVSRDQLQTMADNLIACLADFGIKGEVTDIKPGPVVTMFEVKPAPGTKISRISNLADDLALAMKALAVRIDAIPGSDAVGVEIPNEERQTVFLKDVFAADSFGKAKSKLTMALGEDIQGTPFTADLAKMPHLLVAGATGAGKSVCINTILMSFLYKASPEEVKLLLVDPKRIELAVYADLPHLVHPVVTEMGMAKSALEWAVAEMDRRYQAMATLGVRNIEGYNEKLPKVDLEQKPEAAGLERMPFLVIVIDELADLMMTAGKEAEMHIVRLAQLARAAGIHLILATQRPSVDVVTGLIKANFPSRLSFQVTSKHDSRTILDMPGAERLLGRGDSLFKPSGGKVRRVHGAFVDEDEIEKVVSFWKARQPQEFAVDFEEWAKENSDEAAEGEPGALDSDPLYQEAVDFVSQQGKASISLIQRRFRIGFNRAARFIEQMEMDGMLGPQEGSKPRPVIKGRE